In Leptospira perdikensis, a single genomic region encodes these proteins:
- a CDS encoding DUF4105 domain-containing protein, whose product MFPLYLLTLLLILFTTSLGAIEPPSNINILDLDFLTARNQGKTVPKSPKSQQYLQELVGEAKEKHLAEETHWYRLLRFKKTRWGYLESEVDNKRYFLDEEGKHNPEKELVATLHSFFTEEPIPEGLQHPQCYYPERYHWLKEKLKFDQSRLMEVSCERFEAWKDALSPDSLSVVFSSYYMQAPASMFGHTLLKLNNKENENAELLDYGVNYAATPGEMDPFSYAYRGLTGGYPGSFAIFPYYLKVNEYNDMESRDLWEYKLKLKPEDRERFLRHLWEMGRADFDYFFINENCSYHLMEILEVAMPELDISKKTGWIVAPGDTIKLYLAEDGLVISRKYRPSLYSKIKYKIFDMSEDERTTYWEMIRFEKAFLPEPNENLRLALVTDAVLDTYRYRYTTKDSVPKQHKEYYDKLLIFRSKLNDEYTPNEQIPLSTPPEASHPVSRVSTSFGSSSLGNFAEFQYRIAYHDLLNVSKGHAPNSELAFFDTTVRTYENKKPELTSMSAVKVTSLNPYNSISKDFSYSLDTGIQTAVYRNNDETLRKQVGNFDFRFGYSFSNEFGKSPMSMGVLSVLAGVKVQNGRMFENGVRYGANASLLYQQEWGVWKIYAGTTAQNYQLSHNLNTYYATFKIRYAFSNTHELRVEVNGERFYEEALVSYHYLF is encoded by the coding sequence GTGTTTCCTCTGTACCTACTTACTCTACTTTTAATCCTCTTCACCACTTCGCTTGGGGCCATTGAACCTCCTAGCAACATTAATATACTCGACCTGGATTTTTTAACAGCAAGGAATCAAGGGAAAACGGTTCCTAAATCACCCAAGTCACAGCAATACCTGCAAGAGCTCGTTGGCGAGGCTAAAGAAAAACACTTGGCAGAAGAAACACATTGGTATCGGCTTTTGCGATTTAAAAAAACCAGATGGGGTTACCTGGAAAGCGAAGTCGATAACAAACGTTACTTTCTCGATGAAGAAGGAAAACACAATCCTGAAAAGGAATTGGTCGCAACACTTCATAGTTTTTTTACAGAAGAGCCTATTCCTGAAGGTTTACAACATCCACAATGTTATTATCCAGAAAGATACCATTGGCTCAAAGAAAAGTTAAAGTTTGATCAAAGTCGACTAATGGAAGTTTCATGTGAAAGGTTTGAGGCATGGAAGGATGCATTAAGTCCAGATTCTCTCTCCGTTGTTTTTTCCTCTTATTATATGCAGGCTCCTGCTTCTATGTTTGGTCATACACTTCTCAAACTCAATAACAAAGAAAATGAAAATGCCGAGTTGTTAGATTATGGAGTAAACTATGCTGCAACGCCAGGAGAAATGGATCCATTTTCTTATGCGTATCGGGGGTTAACTGGTGGATACCCTGGTAGTTTCGCTATATTTCCCTATTACCTGAAAGTCAATGAATACAATGATATGGAAAGCCGTGACCTTTGGGAATACAAACTAAAATTGAAACCTGAGGACAGGGAGAGGTTTTTGCGCCATCTATGGGAAATGGGTCGTGCTGATTTTGACTATTTTTTTATCAATGAAAACTGCTCTTATCATTTGATGGAGATATTAGAAGTGGCGATGCCTGAATTAGATATTAGTAAAAAAACAGGTTGGATCGTCGCACCTGGTGATACCATTAAACTTTATTTAGCTGAAGATGGACTTGTGATTTCCAGAAAATACCGACCCTCTCTTTATTCAAAAATAAAATACAAAATCTTTGACATGTCTGAAGATGAAAGAACTACATATTGGGAAATGATACGTTTTGAAAAAGCTTTTCTACCAGAACCAAATGAAAATTTACGGTTAGCACTGGTTACTGATGCAGTTTTAGACACATATCGATATCGTTATACAACAAAGGACTCGGTACCCAAACAACATAAAGAGTATTACGATAAGTTATTGATTTTTAGAAGTAAACTAAATGACGAATACACTCCCAATGAACAAATTCCTTTGTCTACACCACCTGAAGCCTCACATCCTGTAAGTCGAGTATCCACCTCTTTTGGTTCCTCTTCTTTGGGAAATTTTGCCGAGTTTCAATATCGGATTGCCTATCATGATTTATTAAATGTAAGTAAAGGACATGCACCTAATTCTGAGTTGGCTTTTTTTGATACAACAGTCCGAACCTATGAAAACAAAAAACCAGAATTGACATCTATGAGTGCAGTAAAGGTGACTTCTTTAAATCCTTATAATTCTATATCGAAAGACTTTTCTTATTCTTTGGATACAGGTATACAAACAGCTGTTTATCGAAATAATGATGAAACCTTACGAAAACAGGTGGGTAATTTTGATTTTCGGTTCGGGTATTCTTTTTCTAATGAATTTGGAAAGTCTCCGATGAGTATGGGTGTATTGAGTGTACTTGCTGGTGTAAAAGTACAAAATGGACGAATGTTTGAAAATGGCGTTCGTTATGGAGCCAATGCCAGTTTGCTTTACCAACAGGAATGGGGTGTTTGGAAAATTTATGCAGGCACAACTGCACAAAATTATCAATTAAGTCATAATTTGAATACTTATTATGCTACTTTTAAAATTAGATATGCATTTTCAAATACACATGAGTTACGAGTTGAAGTTAATGGAGAAAGATTCTATGAAGAAGCACTTGTTTCTTATCATTATTTGTTTTAA
- a CDS encoding alpha/beta hydrolase, producing the protein MKKHLFLIIICFNFLFFGCSSLYYHPTKETYLTPKQMGFVYTPSFITTKDGVKLSVWKIHSQAVEKPKAVILQFHGNGQNMSTHFLSLVWLVNHGYELIVFDYRGYGESEGEPDPDDILEDSNLVLEFALEETREKGSKLIVYGQSLGGAVAMRSVADWKQKNDVVLLCIDGSFPSYREVAKQTMNNVLFPPIGNLFAWLFHDDTSPRDSIAKLSPIPLLIIHGTDDNVVFFENGKQIFGLAGEPKVFWEIRGGGHVDWMNLGRSKFAKDFLVLLNRHLY; encoded by the coding sequence ATGAAGAAGCACTTGTTTCTTATCATTATTTGTTTTAATTTTTTATTTTTTGGTTGTTCTTCTTTATATTACCACCCAACGAAAGAAACATACCTTACTCCTAAACAAATGGGTTTTGTATATACTCCATCGTTTATCACCACAAAGGATGGAGTAAAATTAAGTGTATGGAAAATTCATTCACAAGCAGTAGAAAAACCCAAAGCAGTCATATTACAATTCCATGGAAACGGACAAAATATGAGTACTCATTTTTTATCTCTTGTCTGGCTTGTGAACCATGGGTATGAACTGATTGTTTTTGATTATCGAGGTTATGGTGAGTCAGAAGGAGAACCAGACCCAGATGATATATTAGAAGATAGTAATTTAGTTCTGGAGTTTGCTTTAGAGGAAACCAGGGAAAAAGGATCGAAATTAATTGTTTATGGTCAGAGTCTTGGTGGAGCTGTCGCTATGCGTTCTGTCGCAGACTGGAAACAAAAAAACGATGTTGTTTTGCTTTGTATTGACGGGTCTTTTCCCTCTTATCGGGAAGTTGCCAAACAGACGATGAACAATGTGCTCTTTCCTCCGATTGGGAATCTATTTGCTTGGTTGTTCCATGATGACACAAGTCCTCGTGATTCAATAGCCAAGCTATCCCCTATACCACTTTTGATCATCCATGGAACAGATGATAATGTTGTGTTTTTTGAAAATGGAAAACAAATTTTTGGTTTGGCTGGAGAACCCAAAGTATTTTGGGAAATCCGGGGGGGAGGGCATGTGGATTGGATGAATCTGGGTCGGTCCAAGTTTGCTAAAGATTTTTTGGTATTACTCAATCGGCATTTGTACTGA
- a CDS encoding DUF445 family protein, with the protein MDVAKLDAWYRRLLVIFSIIAGGFQVYYEGNVWINAVFVVLMAGVVGYFTNFLAIKMLFQPKHGKVLGWSGLVPKNKSKIAKSLGESIQSNLLHPDIILSYIYERNLVETGIQKIVKEIDEAIHNVEIRTMLVTKIISMLKERGPEILEVIFDFSEETMKKMAERPEEVQKLWDYTRDRLTYYLTEETNREELGKQLRVILLEEMPKLANLLNEGLEEYLKTRSTLGKIGIGVKKIFSFNEEAIRELLERFVKDPETSDQFMKMMDEMMAGLQERLNSKETQEFITGKISNWLEASGDYARQNLLPSGIERLQSYLDDPNNWEEIEKNFFRAVDWVKKRLLEFMYSEEGKVYLKTNIEKFVHNINVTALVEERVMALDTDDLEKMILDNTGGNLVVIQFLGGILGMIAGLIQVHIYFSVPVGALVLITYIAHYRNQKRFGAEVGNL; encoded by the coding sequence TTTACTATGAAGGTAACGTTTGGATTAACGCAGTCTTCGTGGTTCTGATGGCAGGGGTGGTTGGTTACTTCACCAATTTCCTTGCAATCAAGATGTTATTTCAACCTAAACATGGTAAGGTGCTAGGTTGGTCAGGCCTTGTTCCCAAAAACAAATCCAAAATCGCAAAGTCACTTGGCGAAAGTATCCAAAGTAATTTACTTCATCCCGATATCATCTTATCTTATATCTATGAACGTAACTTAGTAGAAACAGGAATCCAAAAGATAGTCAAAGAAATTGATGAGGCCATTCACAACGTAGAAATCAGAACTATGCTTGTGACAAAAATCATTTCGATGTTAAAAGAAAGGGGACCTGAAATTTTAGAAGTTATCTTTGATTTTTCCGAAGAAACTATGAAAAAAATGGCGGAACGTCCAGAGGAAGTTCAAAAACTTTGGGACTATACAAGAGATCGCCTAACATACTATCTCACAGAAGAAACCAATCGTGAAGAACTAGGAAAACAACTCAGAGTAATCCTTCTAGAAGAGATGCCAAAACTGGCAAACCTTCTCAACGAAGGTCTAGAAGAGTATTTAAAAACAAGAAGTACACTTGGAAAAATTGGAATTGGAGTAAAAAAGATTTTTTCTTTCAACGAAGAAGCCATCCGAGAACTTTTAGAACGGTTTGTCAAAGACCCTGAAACTTCCGACCAGTTCATGAAGATGATGGATGAAATGATGGCGGGCCTTCAAGAACGATTAAATTCCAAAGAAACACAAGAATTCATTACGGGAAAAATTTCTAATTGGTTGGAAGCCAGTGGCGATTATGCAAGACAAAATCTCCTACCATCTGGGATTGAACGACTACAATCATATTTGGATGATCCAAATAACTGGGAAGAAATTGAAAAAAACTTCTTTCGTGCTGTAGATTGGGTCAAAAAACGCCTTCTTGAATTTATGTATAGTGAAGAAGGAAAAGTTTATCTCAAAACCAATATTGAAAAATTTGTACATAATATCAATGTAACAGCTCTTGTAGAAGAAAGAGTGATGGCTCTTGATACGGACGATTTGGAAAAAATGATCTTAGACAATACCGGTGGAAACCTGGTCGTAATTCAGTTCTTAGGTGGTATTTTAGGAATGATTGCAGGACTCATCCAAGTTCATATCTATTTTTCTGTTCCAGTTGGTGCCCTTGTCTTAATTACCTACATTGCACATTATAGAAATCAGAAACGGTTTGGAGCCGAAGTTGGAAATCTATGA